The DNA window TTTTATTTATACAACAACCAATAGAGGAGGAGTGTTGAACAAAGTACGTCAATATAATAAAAAGAAAAGAAACTATCCTAAACAAATCTTCTGACTGAAGGTTATAATATATAAACCTAATTATCATAACAAAATGAAAAAGAATCTTCTTATCATCTTCTTTTTACTGGGACTTCCCGGTATCATACCGGGCATATGGGCACAGACCAATGCCGTATATTTCGAAATGCCTCCATTACCCTACGCCCCGGGAGCTCTGGAACCTTATATAAGTACTGAAACCATGAGCTTCCATTACGACAAACATGTACGAAATTACTTAAATAACACCAACCGGTTATTGCAAGGGAATAAGCTGGCAGGAAAAGACTTGGAAACTATTGTCATTCAATCCGAAGGAGAGCTGTTCAACAATGCAGCTCAATTATGGAATCATATTTTTTTCTTCAATTCCCTCTCGCCCGACCTTCATATTTCTCCCACCGGGGCTCTGGCAAAAGCCATCGAAAAACAATGGGGAAATTTCGATAACTTCAAAAAAAATTTCACACAAGCTTCACGTAAGTTATTCGGTTCAGGATGGGTATGGCTGGTTGAAAAACCAGACGGTACGTTGGATATCATCTCCGAACAGAATGCAGGCAATCCACTTAAAGCGGGACTCAAACCATTATTCGGTTCGGACTTGTGGGAACATGCTTATTACATCGATTACAGAAACGACCGGAACGATTACATAGAACAGCTATGGAACGTAATAGACTGGAATGCCATATCGGAGCGGTACGAAGAAAATCAAAGCAATGGCTCAGGACAACATAGCAGCCGGTAAGTAACGAATCATCGGTAAAAGAACAATTTTTCACCGATATATTCAGGAGATTGGTCGATTTTATTTTTAATCTCCCCCGACTTCCTCTATATTTGTAATCAAGAGAAAAAGAGATAGAAATAAGCGACTATTTTTTTCGATTAAACTATTCTATATATTTTGGTGGTACGGCACTTTCGCTGGGAAGCGGAGTTGCCGTTTTTCTTACAAAAAACGTAATATATCTTCGGGCTTACCGGCAAGGACATCCGCTCCATTCTCCCGTAATTCGGTTTGGGAGCGAAATCCCCAAGTCACACCTACCGAACGCAACCCGGCATTACGGGCCGTACGCATATCTACCCCGGAATCTCCTACATATAATACATTGGCCTTATTCCTGATCCCGGTTTTTCGGAGTATATCATTTATAATTGCCGGATCGGGTTTCGGTGGCACCCCTTCACGCTGCCCGAAAACCGCTGCAAAAGGAAGCGCTCCGAAATAATGGTTTATAAGCTTAGTTGTTCCTTCCTGATATTTGTTAGATGCCACGGCTAAAGATATACCGCGCGATACCAATTGAGATAAAAGAACCGTGATTCCGGGATAAGGAACAGTATAATCCGTATTATGATCGGAATAATAGTCCAGAAAATAACGACGCATGTATGCAATATTCTCAGATGTTCTTTCTCCTTCCGGCAACGCTCTTTCAAATAATTTGTTAATCCCGTTCCCGACAAAATACGGATATTCGCTTTTATCATGTTCCGGAAAACCACACCGGCTTAAAGCATAATTGGTACTTATCGCCAAATCATCGATCGTATTAAGTAAAGTTCCGTCCAAATCGAAAATTACAAGTCCTGTCATATACACCTTTATTTATTTCTTAGTACGAAATTAATAAAAAACAGTTGTTCCGCCCTTCTTTCGGGAATATTTATAAAATTATCCCTTTCTTTTCTCCTGATTGTATCTCTTCCAGAGTTCATATATACGAAATATACACCATAATATATATAATATTTACTATTTCACCCATATATATAAGAGAAAAAGAACATTATATAAGGCTTAATGACCTTTCCTCTTCCAATAGTCACCTATATCTTTGTAACAGAAAAAAAGAAGAATTATGGAAACTCGTAATACAAATATAATTAAAGGAATCCTTTTTGATTACGGTGGCACTATAGATACGAACGGCATAGATTGGTTCGACCTTATCTGGAAAAATTATCAAAAGATGTCTGTACCCATTAATAAAGCCAATTATCTGGAAGCTCATCGTTATGCCGAAAATGAAATAAAGAACCAAAAGCTCATAAAAAAAGGAGACAACTTCTATAAAGTATTACTGATAAAAGTTTCTTTACAGGCAAGCTATCTTATAGAGAACGGATTGATATCCCAAAACAGGACTACCGAAATGCTTCCGCAGCAATTAGCCGCTATGTGTTATAATCATGCGATAATGAATATAAAGGAAAATGAAAAGATACTAGAAACTTTATTCCAAAAATACAAACTGGCAATTATCTCGGAATCTTATGGAAATGTACTGCATACACTGATCGACTTCGGAGTAGCTTCTTATT is part of the Barnesiella propionica genome and encodes:
- a CDS encoding superoxide dismutase encodes the protein MKKNLLIIFFLLGLPGIIPGIWAQTNAVYFEMPPLPYAPGALEPYISTETMSFHYDKHVRNYLNNTNRLLQGNKLAGKDLETIVIQSEGELFNNAAQLWNHIFFFNSLSPDLHISPTGALAKAIEKQWGNFDNFKKNFTQASRKLFGSGWVWLVEKPDGTLDIISEQNAGNPLKAGLKPLFGSDLWEHAYYIDYRNDRNDYIEQLWNVIDWNAISERYEENQSNGSGQHSSR
- a CDS encoding HAD family hydrolase, giving the protein MTGLVIFDLDGTLLNTIDDLAISTNYALSRCGFPEHDKSEYPYFVGNGINKLFERALPEGERTSENIAYMRRYFLDYYSDHNTDYTVPYPGITVLLSQLVSRGISLAVASNKYQEGTTKLINHYFGALPFAAVFGQREGVPPKPDPAIINDILRKTGIRNKANVLYVGDSGVDMRTARNAGLRSVGVTWGFRSQTELRENGADVLAGKPEDILRFL
- a CDS encoding HAD family hydrolase, with protein sequence METRNTNIIKGILFDYGGTIDTNGIDWFDLIWKNYQKMSVPINKANYLEAHRYAENEIKNQKLIKKGDNFYKVLLIKVSLQASYLIENGLISQNRTTEMLPQQLAAMCYNHAIMNIKENEKILETLFQKYKLAIISESYGNVLHTLIDFGVASYFTDIIESETNENVRYNDIIRQGVSALHLQPEEILVISNSLQTDLVPASQLGCKTAWLTPKAVSVASKRQTDFKINTLKEINKILPLN